The genomic stretch ATTCTCCTTGTTATACTTGtccaatttcaaatattccTTCACGGGTAAAACTTTCATCTGATGTGCTCCCGACTGCATCTCTTGTGTTCCCGATTGCATCCCCTGTGTTTCCAATCGCATCCCCTGtgtattttgtaaaatgaAATCAACTATTTGATCTCGATAACTCAATGGCAATTCATTcctttcaataaatttatcagCAACTTCATAAACGTTATCACTGACATTCACTGCCAATTTCAACGGAGGTTTCCCCTCTTCAACATCAACATCAAATACATAATCATATTTCTTCCCCTCATATTCCACTTTTTTATCACTAACACTACTATCACTTCCCACAACTTCTCCAACTTTATTCCATTCACCTTGTGAGTATTGATATGCCTCTACAATTCCACTCGCACTCTTGACTACAATCACTTCACCTTCCTTCTTACCAGGCATGGCTAATCTTTCGGGCTCCgataattgtttttcatCAATACTTTCTTTATTCAATGAACTTCCACTAATCTCTTCACcaaattgttttaattcttcCTCTGGAGCAATCCTACTCTTCTCCTCACTAAACACTCTCAAAGTGTTATCACTACATCCAATTACCAAATCACCATTCTTCATCACATCAACACTCCATACTGAAATAGCTGGAACTCTAATTACTTGTACAATTTGTCCCTCCCTCGACCATACAATAACACTACGATCTTCACCACAACTGACATATCCACCTCCTGGCATTTTTCGAACGCAATATACAAAACTCTCATGACCTTGCATCGCTTGTTTCACTCGTCCATCTAAATCAATCACTTTCATACTACCATCATTAGAACATGTAATCAATTCCACGTCATTCCCCTCTTCTCCTTGTAGCACTTCCACATGTCTAATCACATCTTTATGAACACTTGTAATATTCTTGACACATTCTTCACCTTGCCAAATCTTGATACTACCATCTGCTGACACTGTAACAAACCTATCCCCTTTGCCACCGGGCAATTCCTTGACATCCCAAACTGATGCCTTATGACCACGTAAAACCCATTTCAAAATACCATTCTCCCAAACACGTCCTGTCATATCCCAACTACCACTTATAATCTTACCGTTTTGATACTCCAAACTACaaacattattttcatGTCCAATTAACGTATACAATGGCTCAGATCCCAAACTACCAAAAACAGAGCATCCTTGAATCAGCTTACTCTTGCCCCCAAAATACAAGACACCTTCTTTAGAATCAAATGTAATACTATTCAAAAACTCTTTACCAGTATAAAGAATCTTACTATCCCATTGTTGTTGGGCCCCTTCTTTATCCCATAATCTCAAGGATCCATCTCTTGATACACTCCCAATCTGTTCGTCGTtcaaaacaacaacatcTCTAACGTCACCTGTATGACCTTTTAACGTAGCACTTAATTGATacataatttattttagcTTGATTGCTTTACTTGCTTGATTACTTGTTTCATCTTTCGTGTATgctttattattgatatatatttatatatatatatatacactAATTAATTTGTAGATCTCATCAGTCCCGGGTAACGATCTTTACGAAAtagttatttttattttatctttttttattttcaccTTCGTCACCATATCGCTTTTACGTCGTCGTCGCATGTTTACTGACACGCTCTTTACAATAGGGGCTATGACATTTTGAAATCGCATTTGTAAATTTGTATATACTCAATCATTTTTACATCATCTCGTTTAAGAATGTATGGGACCGGAACCTGAAGGGAAACTGAGATTtcaaatatcaaattagCTAGAATTAACGAGTTTTtctaagaaaaaaaaaaaaaaaaaaNaaaaaataaaaataaaaattaaaaataattaaatcttGATTTGATAAACTATATTTTTGAtctatttataaaattctGTTTTGAGTTCCAACTTCACACCTAGTTTCACTCTGCTATAGTACCTCCCTCTTCAATGCCTGGATCAATCTTATACGCAAGAACCTCTGAAGGTTTACTTTTCAAACAAAACGCTCAAACTATAGGTTCCGAATCAACttccaaaaataatgaCGCTATCATCCAACTGGGTGCTCAAGATCCAACCATTTCTCTTGTAAACCATCACGTTTGGTTAGCTGATGTCATTAATAGAAATGTACAAGTCCATAAAGTCGCAGCTTTATTAGGTTTCATTagattaaaattgaataaatatgcAATCTTGGCAGATACTGTAGAAGAAACCGGTACTTTAGGCAATCATTCCATCTATAAAGTTGTCAATTTCTCAATCATCTCAGCTCATTCCTCTCCAAGAATCGATTCTGATGAATctgaatatttgaaattattagaaatgcaattaaataatgctACTTTACATTTCTCTTATACTTATGATTTAACAAATTCTTTACAAAGAAATGAATCAATCAAGCAGAAACCTACTTGGAGAACAGCTGATACaagatttttttggaaTCATTATATTACTACTgaattacaagaattatCCCAACAAGACCCCTCTGTAGATTATTTCATTCAACCAATCATTTATGGTTATACAAAGATAGTCCAAACTTCTTTATATTCTACTCCAATCACAGTAGGTATTATCACTAGACGTAGTATATTTAGGGCAGGTACTAGATATTTCCGTCGTGGGATCGATTCCGAAGGTAATGTGGGCAATTTCAATGAAACTGAACAAGTCTTGGTAGTTTCCAGTCaagattcttcttcttctcaTGTATTCGCCTTCTTAGAAACAAGAGGTTCAGTTCCAGTTAAATGGGCcgaaattaataatttgaaatataaaccAAAATTAGTTTTAGCAGCAAATCCAAACTTAACTCCAACTGAAATTCATTTCAATcaacaaaagaaattatatggtaccaattatttaattaatttggTTAATCAAAAGGGTCACGAATTACCTGTTAAAGAAGCTTACGAAAGTGCAGTAGCAAGTTTAAATGACCCAGAGGTTCGTTATGTTTATTTCGATTTCCATCATGAATGTAGAAAAATGCAATGGCATAAagtcaaattattaatccCACAATTAGAAGATAAAGGTTTAACAAATGATGATTATTTCTACAAGATTATTAGAAATTCAGACGGTATGACTGAAAAAATTGTCAAAGAACAACATTCTATCTTAAGAACCAATTGTATGGATTGTTTAGATAGAACAAATGTGGTACAATCTGTTTTTGCTAATTGGATCATGCAAAATCAATTAGAAACCGCAGGTGTATTAACTGAAGATGAATCATGGGAATCTGATAAAAGTTTATTATCTTATTTACAAAACTTATGGGCAGATAATGCAGATGCTGTCAGTTTATCATATTCAGGTACCGGTGCTTTGAAAACAGATTATACTAGAACTGGTAAACGTACTCGTGCTGGTGCCTTTAAAGATTTCGTTAATTCTGCTTCTcgttattatcaaaataatttgactGATGGTCCAAGACAAGATTCTTATGATTTAATCTTGGGTAATTTCAAACCACATATGGATTCTGTTCAATCTCCTTTTACTGATAGAAGACCAATgtatattcaatttattcCAACTATTATTTATGCAGCATTAACTGTTTTATTAGCTACGATTTTCTTCCCAAAATCTTACTTCACAAGTCGTAAAAATTTAAGTTTCTTCTTTGGAtctttattcattttagcTGTAGGCTTGCAATTTGTTATGAAAAATGGGTTGCAATATGTTCATTGGCCAAAATTGGTTCATGTCGATTTCTTAACTGTTGAACAATCTCATAAtaaagaacaacaatttaGAGGTACTAAATACTCTCAAAGTGCTGCATTCACTAAGCCGGATACTCTAAAGAAggattaataattgaaaacaaATTGTAATActttaaacttttttttctccttcaatttttcttatccaaattttttttctctttacTTCCTTTTTCTTCATATAATTTATGATCTAaacattttataaatattgtaTATGATTTACTTCCAACAATTTATTTAGCCCCCTCTCTCACCAATTATACTTTTGTTATGaaccaatattttttatttgtgcttttttttatcattcttttttttttttttactgtATTTTCTTTCTTACAGATTTATacttgtatatatatttaattatctACAAACATCTTGATgatgaataaattttagtaactttttaaaaacaaagtataaaattaatgatcaaaattatataaaagaaaaaaaaattagaaaaaaagtatatatatagttatTATTTCCTATAGTCTTAAGCacaaatatctttaataaatgaagCAATATTGTCTGTCTTCATCAACGCTTCACCAATTAAAAATCCATTGACACcttcatcttttaatttatcagcATCAGAAGGTTTTAGAATGCCTGATAAGgtaattaataaagaacCTTCTGGTGTggaagatattaaattactTGTGGTGTTCAAATCAACGTTAAAAGTGTGTAAATCTCTATTATTCACACCAATCACTTTGGCTCCTACAGATTTAGCTAAAATCATATCTTCTGGAGAATTTACTTCAACTAATGGTTCAATACCCATTTCAATTGTTGAATAATcatataattcttttaattgtgTAGGAGTTAACATTTTAACAATTAGTAAAACAGAATCAGCACCTGCTAATCTTGCTTCTAGAATTTGGTATTTACAATAGACAAattcttttcttaataAGCATGGTCTATCATTAGGATTTGAAGCATAATTAATATCAAGAATCTTCCGTACATTTATTAAATCCTGTAATTGACCTTTGAACCAGTGTGGCTCAGTTAAGATCGATATAGCAGCAGCCCCAGCTTTAGCATATTCTAAACCTTGCTTAGCGGCAACAACTTTAACGTTGAAATCACCTTTAGATGGCGAAGCACGCTTTATCTCTGCAATAACAGCTGCACGACTATTGGAACcttttaatcttttaacAAAATCTAAAACTGGAGGTGCCAAACctaatttgaaattggcttctaaatcttcaaaaGTATAACCGGGTATTTTGGATTGAGCTGTAACATCTTCCATACGCTTAGCATATATACAATTCATAATAGATTCCTTTGAAGAGTTACTAGTTTTGGATGCAACAATCTTGTTATTTTCTTCCCAGGTACCACCATTAATATTAagcatattttttatcattaaatgaCCTTCTTCAGTCAGGATAGATTCAGGATGAAATTGAACACCTTCGATAGTATATTTCTTATGCCTAATACCCATAATAATCCCACCATCAGTAGTGGCAGACACTTCTAATTCATCTGGTAAGGATTCACGTGTACCAGCCAATGAATGATATCTTGTAACAGCAACACCTTGTGGAacatttttgaatatacCCTTGTCATCGTGGTAAATAGGGCTAGTCTTACCATGAACAATTTCACCAGCATAACTAACATCACCACCAAAGACATCAAACATACATTGTTGACCCATACAAACGCCAAATATAGGAATCTTACCAGTAAAAAAACGAATGCAATCTCTAGAAATACCAGAATCAGTTTTTGGATGGCCTGGACCAGGGGATATTAAGATAGTATCTGGCTTCAAAGCTGCAACTTCTTCTACTgtaattttatcatttctATAAACTTCAACATCTGCACCTTCTTCACATAAATATTGGTAAACATTCCAAGTGAAGGAATCgtaattatcaattaaaacaaCCTTCTTAGGCATATTAATCTCTTATTCTTCTTGTCAGTAAGTGTATAAaccattaataatatggaagcaaaattatatataacgTTAGAAGATCATCTCATCCCCGAAATATGAATTTGATCTTAGATCTAATCTATTTGTagattatatatttattcttcATTTCCCGTCAAATTTCAATCCATAAGGTGAGTCATCAGATCATCGATTTCTTCGGTTCGAATCCCTATACAAGgaattttgattattagaatttcgatattaaaattttttgctAAGAAAAGACTCTACATATCTCCCcattaaagaattcaaaGAATACTCAAATAAACTATAAAATATGCTTGAATGATTTGCTTACGGACTTCTTTTATACTATTACGATTCGcatatatttcattatagtaataaatatatatttaaggCATATATTAAAAGGTAACTCGTTATTTATAAAGGCATGTGGCATGATATAGTTTCCTTCTAGGTTTAAAAATCAtagtaatatatataacttGCTTATAAATGCTATCAGTTCtagtattattgttattcttttaaagtTGCCTAGAAATTCTTCAGGGGTTACCCGTCCGGATTGAAAATTATCACTTGTTAGGTATCGCTTAGAAATAcagattttgaaaatgtgGCAAAGGGCGTTTAAGAATTTGGCAAAAACAAGAATAAAGCTTACAATTTGATGTTtacatttaaaattttaacgTTTTTAAAAGGAAGAGATTCAACTCAATTAAAGGATAATTGTATTTCTTGTGCTGAGATAATTACacaagaataataataatattctttttataatttattttaaaaataaaagcaGCTAATAGTTAAGTTCTTAAATAATGAGCAATAAAGAAGGTGAGATTGATGAAGGTCTCTATTCACGTCAATTATACGTCTTAGGTAAAGAGGCTATGCTTAAAATGCAGCATTCTAATGTTTTAATCATTGGTCTAAAAGGTTTAGGTATCGAAATCGCTAAGAATGTCGCTTTAGGTGGTGTTAAATCATTATCTATATACGATCCAACTCCTATTGTCATTCAAGATCTTTCTTctcaatttttcttgaatgAAAGTGATATTGGTAAACAAAGAGATCAAGTATCAAGAGATAAATTAGCAGAATTGAATGGTTATGTTCCAATTAAAGTAGTTGAATCACTAGCTGATCATTCTAAATTGTCTGAATTTCAAGTCATAGTTACAACTGATACCATGAGCttggaagaaaaaattaaattgaatGAATTCTGTCaccaaaataatattaaatttatctcTACAGAAACCAGAGGTTTATTTGGTAATTTGTTTGTTGATTTTGGTAAAGAATTTACAGTTATAGATCCAACCGGTGAAGAACCACGTACTGGTATTGTTTCggatattgaagaagatggtACTGTCACAATGCTAGATGATAATAGACATGGTTTAGAAGATGGTAAATATGTGAAATTCAGTGAAGTTCAAggtttagaaaaattaaatgacggtactttatttaaagtCGAAGTCTTGGGCCCTTTTGCCTTCCGTATTGGTTCTGTTAAGCAATATggtaaatatattaaaggCGGTATCTTTACTGAAGTTAAAGTTCCCCAAAAGATTTCTTATAGAACTTTTAGGGAGAATTTAACCGAACCTGAGTACACTTACTCAGATTTTGCTAAATTTGATAGATCTAGTCAATTACATTTAGGTTTCCAAGCTTTACATCAATTTCAAGTGAAGCATCAAGGCCAATTACCAAGACCAATGAATAAAGGAGATGCTAACGAATTGGTTAAATTAGTGACTGATTTAGCTGTTCAACAAACTTCTATACTTGGTGAAGGCGTTGAAGTCAacgaaaaaataattacaGAGTTATCTTATCAGGCAAGAGGTGATATTCCAGGGATGGTTGCTTTCTTTGGTGGTTTGGCTGCCCAAGAAGTTATGAAAGCCTGTTCTGGTAAGTTTACCCcattaaaacaaattatgTACTTTGATTCATTAGAATCTTTACCTGACTCGAAACAATTTCCAAGAACCGAATCTACAACAAAACCAATATGCAGTCGTTATGATAACCAAATTGCTGTCTTTGGTCAAGATTTCCAGAAAAAGATCGCTAACTCAAAAGTTTTTTTGGTCGGTTCAGGTGCCATTGGTTGTGAAATGTTGAAAAACTGGGCTTTGATTGGGTTAGGTTCAGGTGAAAAAGGTCATATAGTTGTTACAGATAATGATTCCATCGAAAAATCTAATTTAAACCGTCAATTCTTATTTAGACCAAAAAATGTTGGTGGTAATAAATCAGAAgttgctgctgctgctgtgATTGCTATGAACCCAGATTTACAAGGCAAAATAACTGCCAAGATCGATAAAGTTGGCCCTGAGACTGAAAATACTTTCGACGATGCATTCTGGTCGAATTTAGATTTTGTCACTAACGCTttagataatattgatGCACGTACTTATGTTGATCGTAGATGTGTCTTTTTCAGAAAGCCATTATTAGAATCTGGTACTTTGGGTACTAAGGGTAACACTCAAGTTGTTATTCCAAATCTAACAGAATCTTACTCTTCCTCCAGAGATCCACCTGAAAAGTCTATTCCATTATGTACTTTACGTTCTTTCCCTAATAAGATTGATCATACTATTGCTTGGGCTAAGTCTTTATTCCAAGGTTATTTTACTGACGCACCAGAAAATGTTAACATGTATTTAACTGATccaaattttattgaacAAACTATGAAACAGAGTGGTGATGTTAAAGGAATCTTAGAATCTATTTCTGATTCCGTAACTAAGAAGCCAACTAATTTTGATGACTGTATTGAATGGGCAAgattagaatttgaaaagaagTTCAACCATGatattaaacaattattatacAATTTCCCACCTGATGCCAAAACATCATCTGGTGAACCATTTTGGTCTGGTCCAAAACGTGCGCCAACACCATTGACttttgatataaataatgaagatcATTTCCATTTTGTTGTTGGTGCTGCTAATTTACGTGCATTCAATTACGGATTGGAAGGTGACGTTACTGCACCAAATAAATCGCATTATGAATCGGTCATTAGCTCTTTGATGGTTCCAGAATTTTCAGCCAATgttaatttaaagattcaaGTTAACGATGAAGATCCAGATCCAAACGCTGGTAATGTTCCAGACGATTTGGACTCATTAGCTGCTTCTTTACCAAAGCCTACAACTTTGAAGGGTTTATCATTACAACCAGTTGAATTCGAAAAAGATGATGACACTAACCATcatattgaatttatttcatcATGCTCAAATTGTAGAGCACAAAactattttattgaaactGTTGATCGTGCTAAAACCAAATTCATAGCAGGCCGTATCATTCCAGCTATTGCTACGACTACCTCTTTGGTTACAGGTTTGGTTTTATTGGAACTATGCAAGGTTATTGATGCGAAGACAGATATCGAACAATACAAGAATGGGTTTGTTAATCTAGCATTACCATTCTTTGGGTTTTCTGAACCAATTGCATCAGCCAAAGGTAAATATAACGACAAGGAGTATGACAGAATTTGGGATAGATTTGATATCAACGGTAATCCAACCTTAagtgatattattaaatattttgaaactGAAGAAAGTTTAGAAATCAGTATGTTGTCTTATGGTGTGTCACTATTATATGCATCTTTTTTCCCACCAAAGAAGTTAAAGGAAAGAATGAACTTAACAATGAAAGAATTAGTAAAGTTGGTTACTAAGAAAGAAATTCCAAGCCATGTTAGCACAATGATTTTAGAAATCTGTGCTGATGATAAGGAAGGAGAAGATGTCGAAGTTCCCTACATTGTTGTCCATCTTTAGATAGGACGAACTACGTAGAACGGATTTCAA from Henningerozyma blattae CBS 6284 chromosome 4, complete genome encodes the following:
- the DOA1 gene encoding Doa1p (similar to Saccharomyces cerevisiae DOA1 (YKL213C); ancestral locus Anc_1.534); protein product: MYQLSATLKGHTGDVRDVVVLNDEQIGSVSRDGSLRLWDKEGAQQQWDSKILYTGKEFLNSITFDSKEGVLYFGGKSKLIQGCSVFGSLGSEPLYTLIGHENNVCSLEYQNGKIISGSWDMTGRVWENGILKWVLRGHKASVWDVKELPGGKGDRFVTVSADGSIKIWQGEECVKNITSVHKDVIRHVEVLQGEEGNDVELITCSNDGSMKVIDLDGRVKQAMQGHESFVYCVRKMPGGGYVSCGEDRSVIVWSREGQIVQVIRVPAISVWSVDVMKNGDLVIGCSDNTLRVFSEEKSRIAPEEELKQFGEEISGSSLNKESIDEKQLSEPERLAMPGKKEGEVIVVKSASGIVEAYQYSQGEWNKVGEVVGSDSSVSDKKVEYEGKKYDYVFDVDVEEGKPPLKLAVNVSDNVYEVADKFIERNELPLSYRDQIVDFILQNTQGMRLETQGMQSGTQEMQSGAHQMKVLPVKEYLKLDKYNKENLFNGIIKLNSKEEEGRGKFDDGELAGILEKLDDLQGNCEFLSTMAQRMKRDWKVKVPGYDIMRLIVRYCRDENVISEFIRDGLRSENISVVMLTLRMITNCFGNSQLGGMFLRSKLQELNVLQLEYQGSTIAQSKMFSIALSSVLFNYSVMNDESTGIVMIMEILNKFGELEEFQDCEETCYRMMMTYGNLSVQEGSLGTMRVGWVEMIKAKYGKVGRFVDVIEDLRGAEGAGVGVGV
- the TRP3 gene encoding bifunctional anthranilate synthase/indole-3-glycerol-phosphate synthase (similar to Saccharomyces cerevisiae TRP3 (YKL211C); ancestral locus Anc_1.532) is translated as MPKKVVLIDNYDSFTWNVYQYLCEEGADVEVYRNDKITVEEVAALKPDTILISPGPGHPKTDSGISRDCIRFFTGKIPIFGVCMGQQCMFDVFGGDVSYAGEIVHGKTSPIYHDDKGIFKNVPQGVAVTRYHSLAGTRESLPDELEVSATTDGGIIMGIRHKKYTIEGVQFHPESILTEEGHLMIKNMLNINGGTWEENNKIVASKTSNSSKESIMNCIYAKRMEDVTAQSKIPGYTFEDLEANFKLGLAPPVLDFVKRLKGSNSRAAVIAEIKRASPSKGDFNVKVVAAKQGLEYAKAGAAAISILTEPHWFKGQLQDLINVRKILDINYASNPNDRPCLLRKEFVYCKYQILEARLAGADSVLLIVKMLTPTQLKELYDYSTIEMGIEPLVEVNSPEDMILAKSVGAKVIGVNNRDLHTFNVDLNTTSNLISSTPEGSLLITLSGILKPSDADKLKDEGVNGFLIGEALMKTDNIASFIKDICA
- the UBA1 gene encoding E1 ubiquitin-activating protein UBA1 (similar to Saccharomyces cerevisiae UBA1 (YKL210W); ancestral locus Anc_1.528), whose product is MSNKEGEIDEGLYSRQLYVLGKEAMLKMQHSNVLIIGLKGLGIEIAKNVALGGVKSLSIYDPTPIVIQDLSSQFFLNESDIGKQRDQVSRDKLAELNGYVPIKVVESLADHSKLSEFQVIVTTDTMSLEEKIKLNEFCHQNNIKFISTETRGLFGNLFVDFGKEFTVIDPTGEEPRTGIVSDIEEDGTVTMLDDNRHGLEDGKYVKFSEVQGLEKLNDGTLFKVEVLGPFAFRIGSVKQYGKYIKGGIFTEVKVPQKISYRTFRENLTEPEYTYSDFAKFDRSSQLHLGFQALHQFQVKHQGQLPRPMNKGDANELVKLVTDLAVQQTSILGEGVEVNEKIITELSYQARGDIPGMVAFFGGLAAQEVMKACSGKFTPLKQIMYFDSLESLPDSKQFPRTESTTKPICSRYDNQIAVFGQDFQKKIANSKVFLVGSGAIGCEMLKNWALIGLGSGEKGHIVVTDNDSIEKSNLNRQFLFRPKNVGGNKSEVAAAAVIAMNPDLQGKITAKIDKVGPETENTFDDAFWSNLDFVTNALDNIDARTYVDRRCVFFRKPLLESGTLGTKGNTQVVIPNLTESYSSSRDPPEKSIPLCTLRSFPNKIDHTIAWAKSLFQGYFTDAPENVNMYLTDPNFIEQTMKQSGDVKGILESISDSVTKKPTNFDDCIEWARLEFEKKFNHDIKQLLYNFPPDAKTSSGEPFWSGPKRAPTPLTFDINNEDHFHFVVGAANLRAFNYGLEGDVTAPNKSHYESVISSLMVPEFSANVNLKIQVNDEDPDPNAGNVPDDLDSLAASLPKPTTLKGLSLQPVEFEKDDDTNHHIEFISSCSNCRAQNYFIETVDRAKTKFIAGRIIPAIATTTSLVTGLVLLELCKVIDAKTDIEQYKNGFVNLALPFFGFSEPIASAKGKYNDKEYDRIWDRFDINGNPTLSDIIKYFETEESLEISMLSYGVSLLYASFFPPKKLKERMNLTMKELVKLVTKKEIPSHVSTMILEICADDKEGEDVEVPYIVVHL
- the SAC1 gene encoding phosphatidylinositol-3-phosphatase SAC1 (similar to Saccharomyces cerevisiae SAC1 (YKL212W); ancestral locus Anc_1.533) yields the protein MPGSILYARTSEGLLFKQNAQTIGSESTSKNNDAIIQLGAQDPTISLVNHHVWLADVINRNVQVHKVAALLGFIRLKLNKYAILADTVEETGTLGNHSIYKVVNFSIISAHSSPRIDSDESEYLKLLEMQLNNATLHFSYTYDLTNSLQRNESIKQKPTWRTADTRFFWNHYITTELQELSQQDPSVDYFIQPIIYGYTKIVQTSLYSTPITVGIITRRSIFRAGTRYFRRGIDSEGNVGNFNETEQVLVVSSQDSSSSHVFAFLETRGSVPVKWAEINNLKYKPKLVLAANPNLTPTEIHFNQQKKLYGTNYLINLVNQKGHELPVKEAYESAVASLNDPEVRYVYFDFHHECRKMQWHKVKLLIPQLEDKGLTNDDYFYKIIRNSDGMTEKIVKEQHSILRTNCMDCLDRTNVVQSVFANWIMQNQLETAGVLTEDESWESDKSLLSYLQNLWADNADAVSLSYSGTGALKTDYTRTGKRTRAGAFKDFVNSASRYYQNNLTDGPRQDSYDLILGNFKPHMDSVQSPFTDRRPMYIQFIPTIIYAALTVLLATIFFPKSYFTSRKNLSFFFGSLFILAVGLQFVMKNGLQYVHWPKLVHVDFLTVEQSHNKEQQFRGTKYSQSAAFTKPDTLKKD